Proteins encoded in a region of the Populus alba chromosome 13, ASM523922v2, whole genome shotgun sequence genome:
- the LOC118060847 gene encoding 26S proteasome regulatory subunit 6A homolog, whose product MFIGDGAKLVRDAFQLAKENSPCIIFIDEIDAIGTKRFDSEVSGDREVQRTMLELLNQLDGFSSDDRIKVIAATNRADILDPALMRSGRLDRKIEFPHPSEEARARILQIHSRKMNVHPDVNFEELARSTDDFNGAQLKAVCVEAGMLALRRDATEVNHEDFNEGIIQVQAKKKASLNYYA is encoded by the exons ATGTTCATTGGAGATGGAGCCAAACTTGTCCGTGATGCCTTCCAGCTTGCAAAAGAGAATTCTCCCTGCATCATTTTTATAGATGAAATCGATGCTATTGGCACAAAGCGGTTTGACAG CGAGGTTAGTGGAGATAGGGAAGTGCAGAGGACCATGTTAGAATTGCTCAATCAGCTTGATGGCTTTAGCAGTGATGACAGGATTAAG GTGATTGCTGCAACAAATCGTGCTGATATCCTGGACCCAGCCCTCATGCGATCAGGTCGACTGGACCGCAAAATTGAATTTCCACATCCAAGTGAAGAAGCTAGAGCTCGAATTTTGCAG ATCCATTCAAGGAAGATGAACGTCCATCCTGACGTGAACTTTGAAGAGCTTGCTCGCTCCACAGATGATTTTAACGGGGCACAGCTGAAAGCAGTTTGTGTCGAAGCTGGGATGCTAGCTCTTCGCCGTGATGCAACCGAG GTGAATCATGAGGATTTTAATGAAGGTATCATCCAGGTGCAAGCGAAGAAAAAAGCCAGTCTTAATTATTATGCATAA
- the LOC118060846 gene encoding probable disease resistance protein At4g27220, with product MEFLSSMTSTVVEQLIVPIRRSVTRVFNYSRNVKGLKTHIEELSDAKTRVLHSVDEARNRSEDIEDDVRTWLASVNVITEEANRVFGDEDKATKRCFMGLFPNVTTRYKVSTKIESIAEEAVKISLRGKFDRVSYRPSRRGIEDRSHKHYEAFESRGPLLDEILEALKDDDVDLVGVYGMPGVGKTTLVKKVAGQVKADRIFDVVVLAAVSQTPNLRNIQGEIADGLGLKLDAETDRGRANLLYERLKRETKVLVILDDIWERLELDDVGIPSGSDHRGCKILMTSRDRNVLSRGMVTKNVFWLQVLPENEAWNLFKKMAGDVVKYPDLQLVAVEVAKRCAGLPILIVTVARALKDGDLSEWKDALERLKRFDKDEMDSQVYSALELSYDSLKGEEIRSVFLLCGQLEPHSIAIFDLLKYTVGLGLFKRISTLAEARNRLHKLVNDLKASCLLLPGGADGKVKMHDVVHCFAASVASRDHHVFTLASGTVLKEWPAMLEQCSAISLPRSKIPGLPEVLNCPKAESFILYNGDPSLKIPDSLFKGTKTLQLVDMTDVQLPTLPSSLQFLEKLQTLCLDSCGLKDIAMIGELKMLKVLSLIGSNIVRLPREIGQLTHLQLLDLSNNPSLEMIPPNVLSCLTQLEDLNMENSFLQWGIEGLDSQRNNASLAELKYLPNLSTLYLHITDPMILPRDFFSKKLERFKILIGEGWDWSSKRETSTTMKLKISASIQSEEGIQLLLKRTEDLHLDGLKGVKSVSYELDGQGFPRLKHLHIQNSLEIRYIVDSTMLSPSIAFPLLESLSLDNLSKLEKICNSQPVSESFSNLRILKVERCPMLKNLFSLHVERGLLQLEEISIIDCKIMEVILAEESGGGADEDEAIKLTQLRTLTLEYLPQFTSVSCKSNAASISQTSPEPLITGVRSNEIASDNELGTPMTLFNKKVEFPNLEDLKLSSIKVEKIWQDQPGELSYWFPRLTSLTVEGCGNLKYLFTSSMVGSLAQLKRLELCDCTPMEEIIIKNGLGEEENVRGMMFPKLQFLKLKGLPNLTRFCTSHLIECSSLIELRIENCPALKTFISNSLSTDAVANNQFEETNSTLFDEKVAFSNIEKLHILGMDNLTMIWHTEFHSDSFSKLKVLKVKQANKLLNIFPPNMLRRFHNLVHLEVDDCSSLEEVFDLRSLMNEKESHAVTAFKLRDMYVYNLPKLKKVWNTNPHGILSFQNLHLVDAWNCPSLKSLFPTSVALGLSQLEELKLTSCGVEEIVAEEERLGEELKFVFPKTTSFILWKLPKLRSFYPGRHTSEWPVLKKIDVYLCHEVLVFDSELQSTQGACTQDQLEIQVQQPLFSFEKIIPNLEELSLNSKDAAKVCQGQFPADLFHKIRVLELQCFHDKSAEFPFGMMHRFQNMEKLLVTNGYFKELFPCRLVDEEEHTLARILYLKLYSLPDLEKIWNQDLRVDQLLQNLETLEVTSCDSLINLAPSASSFGNLTALHVWDCKALKYLVTTSTARSLVQLSAMSIRECQMVTEIVASKGDEAGNEIIFRKLKSLKLDCLASLTSFCSINFTFKFPSLTEVIVTNCPKMKTFSPGISSTPRLQKVWLSEKKDKGHWERDLNFTIQQLSV from the exons ATGGAGTTCCTTAGTTCCATGACATCCACGGTTGTGGAACAGTTAATTGTTCCCATTAGGCGCTCCGTTACTCGTGTATTCAACTACAGCAGAAATGTCAAGGGCCTCAAAACTCACATAGAGGAGCTGTCAGATGCAAAAACAAGGGTGCTGCATTCTGTAGACGAGGCTAGAAATAGAAGTGAAGACATTGAAGATGATGTTCGAACGTGGCTTGCTAGTGTGAATGTTATCACTGAAGAGGCTAACAGAGTTTTTGGAGATGAAGACAAGGCAACTAAGAGGTGCTTCATGGGGTTGTTCCCTAATGTGACGACGCGCTACAAGGTTAGTACAAAGATAGAGAGTATTGCAGAGGAGGCTGTTAAGATCAGTCTTCGAGGCAAATTTGATAGGGTGTCCTACCGTCCTTCTCGACGCGGGATAGAGGACAGATCTCACAAACATTACGAGGCTTTCGAATCAAGAGGACCTCTTTTGGATGAAATTTTGGAGGCCTTGAAAGACGATGATGTCGACCTAGTTGGAGTGTATGGGATGCCTGGTGTAGGCAAGACCACACTTGTGAAAAAGGTTGCTGGACAAGTCAAGGCGGACAGGATTTTTGATGTGGTGGTTCTGGCTGCTGTCTCTCAGACTCCTAACCTGAGAAACATTCAGGGGGAAATAGCAGATGGGCTAGGTCTCAAATTGGATGCGGAGACTGACAGAGGAAGAGCAAATCTCTTGTACGAGCGGCTTAAAAGAGAGACAAAGGTACTTGTGATTTTGGATGACATTTGGGAGAGGCTTGAACTAGATGATGTGGGGATTCCTTCTGGTAGTGATCATCGGGGATGCAAAATATTGATGACATCGAGAGATCGAAATGTATTATCCCGTGGAATGGTTACAAAAAACGTTTTCTGGCTTCAAGTTTTACCCGAGAATGAAGCATGGAATCTGTTTAAGAAGATGGCGGGTGATGTTGTCAAATATCCCGATCTGCAGCTTGTTGCCGTAGAAGTAGCCAAAAGATGTGCTGGTTTGCCCATTTTAATAGTTACTGTTGCGAGGGCATTAAAAGATGGGGATCTGTCAGAGTGGAAGGATGCTCTGGAAAGGCTGAAAAGGTTTGACAAGGATGAAATGGATAGCCAAGTGTACTCAGCTCTAGAGCTGAGCTACGATTCTTTGAAAGGAGAAGAAATCAG GTCAGTATTCTTACTTTGTGGACAACTTGAACCTCACAGCATTGCAATCTTTGACTTACTGAAATATACCGTTGGTCTGGGATTGTTTAAACGTATCAGTACTTTGGCAGAAGCAAGAAATAGACTACATAAATTGGTCAATGACCTCAAAGCCTCTTGTTTGTTGCTACCAGGTGGCGCAGATGGAAAAGTCAAAATGCATGATGTTGTTCATTGTTTTGCTGCCTCCGTAGCTTCGAGGGATCATCATGTCTTCACATTAGCATCTGGCACTGTATTAAAAGAATGGCCAGCTATGCTTGAACAGTGCAGTGCTATCTCTTTGCCGCGTAGCAAAATTCCTGGACTTCCTGAAGTATTGAACTGTCCAAAAGCTGAGTCGTTTATACTGTATAATGGAGACCCCTCGCTCAAAATCCCAGACAGTCTGTTTAAGGGAACAAAAACTCTCCAACTTGTGGATATGACAGATGTGCAACTTCCAACACTACCTTCCTCACTTCAATTTCTCGAAAAGCTTCAAACATTGTGTCTGGATAGTTGTGGTTTGAAAGATATAGCTATGATCGGAGAGCTAAAGATGTTAAAAGTTCTCAGCTTAATAGGCTCTAACATTGTTCGGCTGCCGAGAGAAATTGGGCAATTGACTCATCTGCAACTTCTGGATTTGAGTAACAATCCAAGCCTTGAAATGATTCCGCCAAATGTGCTGTCATGCTTGACCCAACTAGAGGACTTGAACATGGAGAACAGCTTTTTGCAATGGGGGATTGAAGGACTAGATAGTCAAAGAAACAATGCTAGCCTGGCTGAGCTGAAATATCTGCCAAATCTAAGCACTTTATACTTACACATTACAGATCCTATGATTCTTCCCAGagacttcttctccaaaaaattggaaagatttaaaattttgatcgGAGAAGGGTGGGACTGGTCCAGCAAGCGTGAAACTTCAACAACAATGAAACTGAAGATCAGTGCAAGCATTCAATCGGAGGAGGGGATCCAACTGTTGCTGAAGAGAACTGAAGATCTACATTTAGATGGACTAAAGGGTGTTAAAAGTGTTTCCTATGAATTAGATGGGCAAGGATTTCCTCGTTTGAAGCATCTCCATATCCAAAATAGTCTTGAGATTCGATATATTGTCGACTCGACGATGTTAAGTCCTTCTATTGCTTTTCCACTCCTGGAGTCTTTGTCTCTTGACAATTTGAGTAAGTTGGAGAAGATTTGTAATAGTCAACCTGTGTCAGAGTCATTTAGCAACTTAAGAATTTTGAAGGTGGAAAGATGTCCAATGTTGAAGAATCTTTTTTCGTTGCACGTGGAAAGAGGCCTTTTGCAACTGGAAGAGATCAGCATAATTGATTGCAAAATCATGGAAGTGATTCTTGCTGAGGAAAGTGGAGGCGGAGCTGACGAAGATGAAGCAATCAAGTTGACTCAACTACGAACACTGACACTGGAATATCTACCCCAATTCACAAGCGTTTCCTGCAAATCGAATGCAGCTTCCATATCACAGACCAGTCCGGAGCCGTTAATCACTGGTGTCAGGTCCAATGAAATTGCATCTGACAATGAGCTTGGGACTCCCATGACACTTTTTAACAAAAAg GTTGAATTCCCCAATTTGGAAGACCTAAAACTGTCCTCTATCAAAGTTGAGAAGATATGGCAAGACCAACCAGGAGAACTGTCCTATTGGTTTCCGAGGTTAACAAGTTTGACAGTCGAGGGCTGTGGAAATCTAAAGTATTTATTTACTTCTTCTATGGTTGGAAGTCTTGCTCAACTCAAAAGGCTTGAGCTATGTGATTGCACGCCTAtggaagaaataataattaagaacggattaggagaagaagaaaatgtgaGAGGAATGATGTTTCCAAAGCTACAATTCCTCAAGCTTAAGGGCCTTCCAAATCTCACAAGATTCTGCACTAGTCACTTAATCGAATGCTCCTCCTTGATAGAACTGCGGATAGAGAATTGCCCTGCACTGAAGACCTTCATCTCTAATTCATTAAGCACAGATGCAGTAGCCAACAATCAGTTTGAAGAAACAAACTCAACTCTCTTTGATGAAAAA GTTGCATTCTCTAACATAGAGAAACTGCACATTCTTGGCATGGATAATTTGACTATGATATGGCACACTGAATTCCATTCAGATTCCTTTAGCAAGCTCAAGGTGCTGAAGGTAAAACAAGCAAACAAATTGTTGAATATTTTCCCACCCAATATGCTGAGAAGATTTCATAATTTGGTCCACCTGGAGGTAGATGATTGTTCTTCACTGGAAGAGGTGTTTGATCTCAGATCTCTGATGAATGAAAAAGAATCCCATGCTGTAACAGCGTTTAAGTTGAgagatatgtatgtatataacCTGCCAAAATTGAAGAAAGTGTGGAATACAAATCCCCATGGAATTCTCTCTTTTCAAAACCTTCATTTAGTGGATGCTTGGAATTGTCCAAGTCTAAAAAGCCTCTTCCCAACCTCTGTAGCCTTAGGCCTTTCACAACTCGAAGAGCTTAAACTAACTAGTTGTGGGGTGGAGGAAATTGTTGCTGAGGAAGAAAGACTAGGAGAAGAACTAAAGTTTGTTTTTCCTAAAACAACCTCCTTCATTCTCTGGAAATTGCCCAAACTCAGGAGTTTCTACCCAGGAAGACACACTTCAGAGTGGCCGGTATTAAAGAAAATAGACGTGTATCTTTGCCACGAAGTGCTGGTATTTGATTCGGAGCTCCAGAGCACCCAAGGAGCTTGTACACAGGACCAACTTGAGATCCAAGTTCAGCAACCGCTTTTCTCATTTGAAAAG ATCATCCCCAACTTGGAAGAACTATCGCTAAACAGTAAAGATGCGGCAAAGGTATGTCAAGGCCAGTTTCCAGCAGACCTCTTTCACAAAATAAGAGTTCTTGAGCTGCAATGCTTTCATGATAAATCGGCTGAATTTCCATTTGGTATGATGCATAGATTCCAGAATATGGAAAAGCTTCTTGTAACTAATGGTTATTTCAAAGAGCTGTTCCCATGTCGACTTGTTGATGAGGAGGAACATACTCTTGCTAGGATACTATACTTGAAACTTTATAGTCTTCCAGATTTGGAGAAAATTTGGAACCAAGATCTCCGAGTGGACCAGCTTCTTCAAAATCTTGAAACTCTGGAAGTAACGAGTTGTGACAGTTTGATCAATTTAGCACCATCTGCATCATCTTTCGGAAATCTAACAGCTTTGCATGTATGGGATTGCAAAGCATTGAAATACTTGGTCACAACCTCAACTGCCAGAAGTCTTGTGCAACTCTCTGCAATGAGTATAAGGGAATGCCAAATGGTGACAGAAATTGTAGCAAGCAAGGGAGATGAAGCAGGAAATGAGATCATTTTCAGGAAATTGAAAAGTCTGAAACTTGATTGTTTAGCAAGCCTCACTAGCTTTTGCTCTATAAATTTCACCTTCAAATTCCCCTCTTTGACAGAAGTAATTGTGACAAATTGTCCAAAGATGAAGACTTTTTCCCCGGGAATCTCAAGCACACCAAGGCTGCAGAAAGTATGGCTATCAGAAAAAAAGGACAAAGGACATTGGGAACGCGACCTCAACTTCACCATTCAACAGCTCTCTGTATAA